ggcaacctgtagaaatgaaattgacactttggaaGCAATGACTTTTAtcagcccttctcttgactgttgaggaacagctttttattttgtatttctgtttttttcccctttatagtatcttccttatctttttttctttcatactaattgttgagctctttagttaacacagagttaaccatatgtgaataaagtaaaaaataagagtgagaataagaaagggaagaggaagcgGGGGTGatagtgtgggtgggagggcagcacAGTGGAAAGAATTACcaagatcctaaagttgtaattgtgaaatgtatgaagttagTAACTGCAAAgtagtatagttctgcatacattcctaccaACTTACTTCTAAtggcacagtttaaaaacttgccatgggacctcaAATTCCCTTAAGCTGTCtggtaaaaatagcagcttaagtgttatggagatcaaatggataggattaagtggtaaagtgaccatatagttaggatcaagtgttaaagtgattatacaAATAGGACTAAGTGCTTGGAAATAATAATAGagttaaaaaggaatgaaattgagaACACAACAGACCAAAGCCCactggatacagcaaaagcagaagagacagacaaagcaattgatgcctacatcaaaaaaacagaaaagaagtcaAATAACTTACTGCTGTAtctcaaagaactagaaaaataagagcaaatcaaatccaaaaactagtagaagagaagaaataataaaacacaaagcacaaataaatgacatagagactaaaaacaatacataaaaaatggatgaaatgaagagctggtgcTTCGAGAtaataaaattgacaaacctttagcaagactaagaaaaaaaagatttttttttttttgacagatagagttagacagtgagagggagagacagagagaaagatcttccttccgttggttcactccccaaatggccactatggccggagctacacggatccaaagccaggagccaggtgcttcctcctggtctcccatgcgggtgcaggagcccaagcacttgggccatcctctactgccttcccaggccacagcagagagctgtactggaagaggagcaaccaggactagaagccggtacccatatgggatgccagcgccgcaggtggaggattaaccaagtgagccacggcgccggcactgaaaaaaagatttaaataaataaaatcaaagagggaaagggaaataTTATGATGGATACCCCAGAAATACAAAGGACTGTTAAAGATTACTGTGAACAATTATATGGCAAAATATTTGATAGAATAAATAGCCAGGGGGCCAGCTCTGGGtctgagtgggtaaagccactgcctgcagtgccagcaccccatatggacaccgattctagcactagctgcttcacttccaatccagctctctactaagggCTGTGAAAAcaggcagaagatgatccaagtccttgggctcctgcacctgcgtggagactcagaagttcctggctcctggctttggatctacccagatccggccattgcagtcgtttagaaagtgaaccagaggatggaagacctctctctctctgcctctctgtaactatgcctttcaaataaataaataaatctttttttttttttttaaatagccaaattcagctggcgctgcggctcaagtacttgggccctgcaccccatgggagaccaggagaagcacctggctcctgccatcggatcagcgcggtgcgccggctgcagcgcgccggccgtggcagccattggagggtgaaccaacggcaaaaggaagacctttctctctgtctctctctctcactgtccactctgcctgtcaaaaataaaaaataaaaaataatttaaagaaaaattaaaatagccaAATTCCTGAGCACATATTTCTTACTAAGATTGAATCACAAAGAaacagaacacctaaacagatcaataatgaGTGgcaagattgaatcagtaaagtctccaatcaaagaaaagcccaggatctgatggtttcactgctgaattctaccaaatacttAAAGAATCTtagaatattcaaaaaataagggccagcactgtggctcagcatgttaaagccctggcctgaagcgctggcatcccatatgggtgctagttctagtcccagctgcttctcttccgatccagctctctgctatggcctggggaaagcagtagagaagatgggtccaagtccttgggcccctgcacccatgtgggagaacagagaaagctcctggctccagattgcgcagttccagcagttgtggccaactggggagtgaaccatcagatggaagacctctctctctttctgcctctctctctgtgtaactctgacttttaaataaaataaataaatctttaaaaaaagaatattcaaaaaatagaataaaaatgatcTCTTCTAAACTCTCTCTATAAGCCCAAcattaccttgataccaaaaatagacaaggacacacacacacacacacacacacgcaataGATCAGTATGCTTGAGAAGcatagatgcaaatatcctcaacaaaatgccagGAGACTGAATCcaatagcacattaaaaacattattcaccatgatcaagtgatattcatcccagggatgcaagAATGGcccaacatacacaaatcaaaaaAGATGATACAGTACATCAACATAATGAAGACCCAAAATCGTAATGatcacctcaatagatgcagaaaaggcatctgataaaatccaacatcccttctccaaaaaaaaaaaacaaaaacaaaaacaaaaaacactctgAACGTACTAATATAGAAGGATGTATTTCAATATAATAAAGGCCACATATAACAAGGCAACAGTTAACATCCTACCGAATGAGGGAAAGGCCAAGTTTATTCTAAGATCTGGCACAAGACAAGAATGACCACTTTCACTACTTGTATTCAACACAGTATGTGAACTCCCAATCAGCAACAttaaggcaagagaaagaaataaaagacatctgacttgggaaggagaaagtcaaattgtcTACATGCATCTACAGTCAACTGATCTTTAACGAAGGTGCTAAGAGCATGTCCTGgaaaataatcttttcaaaaaagggaGCTGGGGAAGCTAGATACCCAtaagcagaagaagaaaaaaaaaatctctccaacCCAGAAAATGTTACTTTTACAACTTGTTCTGAGATccgatttcaaaaattttaacgATGACTTGCTGGCCATGGTGGTATCCAATATCTCTCTCTAGACGTTCTCCAAAGAATGAGGAATTAAGTTGTACAATCCACGAGGTTAGATCTCAGTATTTATTCCAACTAGCCTGGGAAGATTCCAACTCTCCTTCAACCTGGACACGGGGATCCAAATCAGCCTCTAAGAGAATCCTTTGTTTCTCACCCAAGTTTGTCTCCCAAAAACAGTGTCACAGATCTGGTTACATACCACTCCCCTTCCAGGCAAATATCTGATGGACCGCAACATATGCAGCCCCATACAGATACCTAGACCTCGTAGTTTCCTAAAAACACACGTCGTCCTCAACCCTCTCCCCAGGTAGTCAATCAGTTCGAGATGGAGAGACGGAGACAGGAAATGGAGCCTGAGCCCCTCCGACACAAGCGCGTTCCAAGCCCGCATTCTGCTTCCTGGCCTCCCGCCTCAGAGTGGACAATCTCAAGTGCAAACCTTCACCCGGCGCAGTCCCAGAGCTTGGGATCCTGCTGGGCTAGACTCACGGACCCCCGCGGACGTGCTGGGATGCTCCTCAGATCCCCACCGCTCTCGGAGCAGGCAGGCGCCAGTCCGGTTGCACGCTGACAACCAGGACGACGCGCAGACCACGCACACGGACACACACCTGTCCTCAGAAGAGGAGGCTGTTCCTGGCTTGTAGCGTTGCTTCCTCTGGCGGCAGTCGGGAGGAGGCACCCAGGGGTCAGGAGCCCCGGCTGGGCCCCGCCACCCTCCCGGATCTTACTAGCCGCGGCTCAGCTGCCGCCCAGCTGCAACTACACAGCGCCGGCGCCTTTTGATTGGCTAAGCCTCGGCCCCCTCAGGCATTCGCTTCCGGAGGAGAGGTTGCCTGGTCGCCTAGCAACGGAGTCGCGCTCAGCGCGCTAGTAGCGCCCAAGTTCCCTTCAGGCTGGAGAGCTGGCGGCCCAGGGGGAATCGCAGAGTCAGGAAAATCTCTCAAGTCCCTCTCCGTCAAGTGAGTGTCCCTTTTCCCGACGCACTGGCGGGGAAAGGCGCCTTTAATTCGCGTTGCTCCTGAGCGGGACGCCAGGTGACTCCTACACGGTGTGACTTATTCCCCGAGCGTCTACACTAGGGGGTGGGGTAGGGACGCGGAGAGCCCCTGGTCTGCGAATCAGGAGACTTGGAATCTAGCTTTGGTTCCTGTGAATTCGTTGTTGGGACACTCTAGGCGGGTGCCAGCCTCTGTAGACTTCAGTGTACGTTCTGGTGCCAGGTGGTCTCGTCTCTAAGGTCCCCTCTAGTCCTAACACTCCGACGTTCATGGGGACCGCCGCTGTGCaaagcgggttaagccgctgtcagcagtgcctgcatcccacatgggcaccagttggaatcctggctgctcaacttgcgatgcagctccctgctaacgtacctgggaaagcagcagaaaatggcccaaggatttgggcccctgcacccacatgagagacccagatgaatctcctcgctcctggctttggtctggctcagctctggtgattatagccatttggggagtgaaccagtggatggaggacctctccctctcgctctctcgctgtaactctgactttcaaataaataagccttagaaagagaaaagaataggGAACCATCTTTCTCGTAGGATTACATTTAGTGCTGTACTTAATGGACGTTTAACTTGGTTCCCACGTGTTGTTCATTCACTAGACATTCTCCTGGTAGTGCTAAATACTGAGTTGACCAGTAGAGTGAGAAAAGAGATTTGACTCATCTGCCCCTGGCTGAAGGAGACGGGATTGATAGGGGAGCCCAACACGAAAGCACTGTTTTACTAGAACCTGGAGTTCCTCAGTGGGGGACAGGCCCAGAGTACTCTCCAGGCTCCTAGAAGACCAAGGGATGAGAATTGAGAAAGACTTGGTGTCAGAGTCTGTAGCTAAATATTTACAGAGTAAGACACTAACCTAAGggccttttttttgacaggcagagttagagacagagagacagagagaaaagtcttccttcattggttcacccccaaaatggcctctacggccggcgcgccgtgccaatctgaagcctggagccagatgcttcctcctggtctcccatgcaggtgcagggcccaaggacttgggccatcctccactgccttcctgggccacagcagagagctgaactggaagaggaacaaccaggacagaatctggtgccccaaccgggactagaacccggtgtgccggtgccacagctggaggattagcctagtgagccatggcgccagctaacCTAAGTGCTTTACGTGTTTTAGTGCACTTAACTTCATTTGTCCATCTAAGGATGAGGAACCAGAAGCATAGATAATTAAGTAATTTGCACAAGGCCAAAGAAAATAGTGGAGTCCTGATTCATAACCAGGTAGCCTGATGCCAGAGCATGAGCCCCTAACTATTGCACTGTCGTTTCCAAACCCTAGGGAAGAATGGTAGTTAACCAGGCAGAGAAGACATGGTGttcagagaggaggggggtgtGTGGTGTGGTTCCTGTGGGGCACTACAGCAGAGTTGGTAATCTGGTTAGTATTATTGACCACTTAGAAGGCAGTTCTGTGCCTCTGTGCTCTGGGAACTTCAGATTTACAGACGTGTAAATAGTTTACAAGCACTCATGACAATCTCTGTGTACCTCCATGCTCCATCCCTTATCTACAACCACATCATAGTGATTATAAGAAAAAGGAATGAACAAATGTAcctaaatttacatttttctaagaCTTAATATAATTGAGGTCTCTctctatatgtatattttaaagtttattccaCTACCCTGTGATAGCTGAGGCCGGGCCAagctaaagcctggagctggaactcaatccaggtctcccatgtgagtggcagacccaatgacttgaacaatcatctgctgcatcccagagaacccattagtaggaagctggaatcgtgagtggagctggaattgaacccaggcactccatgtgggatgcaggtgtcccgtcccaagcaacatcttttttttaagatttatttatttatttgagaggcagagttacaggcagagagaaggaaaaacagagagaggtcttgcatctgctggttctctccccaaatggctgcaacagattgagctggacccatctgaagccagggcccaggagcttcttccaggtctctcatgtgggtgtaggggcccaagcacttaagccatcttccactgtcagtgccacaggcataGGCTTAATTTACTACCACTTCAATATTGATATTATGTGAATTTTAGTTacagcttttattttaaatattattcttaataacaataatgtaaaaataatagttattaaatattttctcaataataaattaaaatgtttttactagttgctttgtttctcattttgttttgtcttcctATTTTCCCctaatttgtttttctctctgatatattttcttacatgtatttcatagataaaatgtAAGTACTGAACTCTGAATTCTGCcatgtttgaaaattttttagTTTCCATCAATTCAGATTGATGGTTTGGCTGGAGATTGAATTATTAGTCCTATATACATACGTTTTCTTCAATGttgagaaaaattaatttctaatgTTTTGGTCCATTAAATATCATAGGATTCTAAGATAGGTTCCTCCTAGTCTTGTGAACTTCTGTCTTCACTtgttttcaaggatttatttatttatttgaaaggcagagctagagcgagagacagacagaaagagaaagagaaatcttccatctgctggttcacttcccaaatagctgcagtggctggaggtggactgatccaaagccaggagccaggagcttgcttctctgggtcccccacgtgggtgcaggggcccaagcacttgggccattttctgccactttcccaggtgcattagcagggagctggatcagaagtgtagcaacaGGGAGTCAAAccggctcccatttgggatgctgatggcACAGGCACACAGCACTGTGCCTCTTTCTTCATTGGTTTCTATTCCAATCTCATATGGCTTgggcctccctgccctcccccacttattttcttcctttcttcctgcgCTCGctcgttccttccttccttaatttatttttattcctactGCCAAATCAGAGGTTTCTCATACCACTTTACCTCAGTGGAACAATCAGCAGATCACATGGGCtacccagaaaaataaaaacttatcacacaaaaacttgtataTCAATATTCATAGAAGAATTATTCATAATGGCCCAAAAGTGGAAACAactgtccatcagctgatgagtggataaacaacAGAGCTATTTttgtgtgatatatatatatatttttttttttttgacaggcagagtggacagtgagagagagagagacagagagaaaggtcttccttttgccgttggttcaccctccaatggccgccgcggtagcgcgctgcggctggcgcactgcgctgttccgatggcaggagccaggtgcttctcctggtctcccatggggtgcaggacccaaggacttgggccatcctccactgcactccctggccacagcagagagctggcctggaagaggggcaaccgggacaggattggtgccccgaccgggactagaacccggtgtgccggcgccgcaaggcggaggattagcctagtgagccgcggcgccggctgtgtgatatatttgacaataaaaaagaatgaagtactgatacatggataaatcttgaaaacttattgggactggcactgtggcttaatgaGTAAAGCTCCCCACTGGGGCGCTGACATcgcacatgggcaccagtttcagtcctggctgctccacttccaatccaacttcctgctaatgtacctggggaagcagcagaagatgacccaagtccttggggccctgcactcatgtgggcgacctggaagaaactccaggctcctggttttgacctggcctaacTTTGCCCATtttagacatttgaggagtgaaccagcagatggacaatctctctgcaactttgacttttttttttttttgacaggcagagttagacagtgagagagagagacagagagaaaggtcttccttttccgttggttcaccccccaaatggctgccacagttggtgccctgcagccagcgcactgcgccgatccgaagccaggagccaggtgcagggcccaaggacctggaccatcctccactgccttcccgggccacagcagagagctggactggaagaggagcaactgggacagaatccggcaccccgaccgggactagaaccctggggtgccagcgctgcaggtggaggattagccaagtgagccgcggcaccagcccagcaactttgactttcaaataaataaattaagaataaaacaaaaggaaaacatattGACTAAAAGAAATCAGTCCAAAGGACCACATATTGTGTGGTTCCTTTTATAAGAAATGTCCAGAATAAGCAAATCCATTGAGACAGGAAGTAGATTAGTGATTCCCAGGAGCAAGAGGAGGTGAGGGCTGTGAGGGGAATGGTAAAGGgtttcttttttatgtgattGAATTCCTGCATGAGATTATTTGATGGTTGTACAACTCTGGATGTACTTACAAAACATTGAATTGTGTTCTTTTAAAGGGTAGTCTGTGGTATATGAATTGCATGTTGTTAAAGTTttaacaaacacataaataaaactaGATCATCTGggcaaaattatttattttccaggATCCTACACTAAACAATGGAAATGCCTAGTAATCATGATAGGCTTATGATCATGTGAAGTGAGTCTGTTTGTATAGCTCTTAAAGCACATTTTATTGTAGATCTTGTGAcgtaaaaaaaatctaaacttatATGACTTTccttaaatctttcaaaacagcTTCAGAAGTTTATAAGATAAGCTTTatatttccaaatggagacaagtatggtaagcatggatttcaattatttaatctatatagaaaattaaatagtttaagaataaagaaaaggaGATTGTCACATTTTATATAACTACTATTGGAATACTAactccattaaataaataaagtaacataGAAATCCcaataaaagaaaagattttaaataagaaCTTCAGTGTTGTGTCTAGACAATATGCTTAGGAAACCTGTGGGATCTGTCAATCCTTGTGGCCCATGGGTCTCAGTGGTGCAAGATTTTCTAGATCCATGATCTCATCTCTGGTTTCGCTGGTTTTAGTGCTGGGGAGCCACAGGACTAATAGAGGTACAGTTGTGATTAGTCCCAGACATAAATAGTAGACAAGCACAGTATTCATTTACAATCTTTATTTTTCCCTTGTTTAGATGGTGAGTGTACAAGAACATCTTCTGGGGTCTATGAGAGAAATGGAATAGGGATTCATACCACTCCTAATGGGATTATCTACACAGGGAGCTGGAAAGATGACAaggtattattgttattttaatgttGATAGTGAACATATACCCCATGGGTTAAATAATCACAATCATTCACCATTAATCAAAAACAATAGAATGAATATACAGTAAAAATAACATGATTACATTGAACGTATGTTAATATGTGAGTGATATTAAACTCATGCGGAGAGCCAATCATCATCATCTTTCTCATCTCATATTCACTGAGGAAAGCTAAATCTATTACATAATTTTCTCCTTTAATCCTTCTGCCAGCCTCATGAGGTAGGTGCCATTTAATACTCCTATTTCACAGTTGAGGGAAATTGGGCTCAGGTTTCTCTGCCAGCTAGTAGGTAACAAAACAAGAatgcgccggcgccgtggctcagtaggctaatcctctggttctagtcccggtcggggcaccggattctgtcccagttgcccctcttccaggccagctctctgctgtggccaggaagtgcagtggaggatggcccaagttcttgggccctgcaccccatgggagaccaggagaagcacctggctcctgccatcggaacagcgcagtgcgccagccgcagcgcgcctaccgtgacggccattggagggtaaaccaacggcaaaaaggaagacctttctctctgtctccctctactgtccactctgcctgtcaaaaataaaaattaaaaaaaaaaaaaaaaaaacacaccaagaATGCATCTTCTGGAATcatatcttttactgctttctgagCTAATTAAACTGGTTGCTTTTCAAGATTTCTGATACAAAGTGTCTTGAGGTACCCTGTTAGCATCAAGGATCCCCAGATGTCCAATGCCTGAATCAGAGACATTCGATTTAGTAGGCCTCACAGATAGATACAGTTGAAGGACAGTGATAAAAATGTCACCTTAGGTTTTATGGATATTAAGGGTGATTCAAAGTTTATCAGGTAATAACGTGTatgtttttgaaagtttctggaaaaagtGTGGAGATTAGTTTCTGAGATCATTTTCTTTGTTACAGATGAATGGTTTTGGGAAACTTGAGCATTTTTCAGGAGCAGTATATGAAGGACAATTTAAGGACAATATGTTTCATGGACTGGGAACTTACATATTCCCAACTGGGGCAAAGTACACTGGAAATTTCAATGAAAATAGGTAAGCTTAAGTATATTTTGAAGTCACTGTAATTCTAAAAGATTCTAAACCGTTATGTTTTCTTATTGCATTTGGTTAATACTAAATATTCTTTTGTAATCTATTTAG
The window above is part of the Lepus europaeus isolate LE1 chromosome 13, mLepTim1.pri, whole genome shotgun sequence genome. Proteins encoded here:
- the MORN2 gene encoding MORN repeat-containing protein 2, translated to MERRRQEMEPEPLRHKRVPSPHSASWPPASEWTISSANLHPAQSQSLGSCWARLTDPRGRAGMLLRSPPLSEQAGASPRPSSLQAGELAAQGESQSQENLSSPSPSTSEVYKISFIFPNGDKYDGECTRTSSGVYERNGIGIHTTPNGIIYTGSWKDDKMNGFGKLEHFSGAVYEGQFKDNMFHGLGTYIFPTGAKYTGNFNENRVEGEGEYTDTQGLEWSGNFHFTAAPGLRLKLHL